The sequence TTCTACAACGGAAAATCTACTATTCATAAAGCAGAGCACTATCAAAGGAGAAGAAAGTCGTTACAGCGCAAAGGCACTCGATCAGCTAAGAGACGATTAAAGTCTCTATCTGGACGAGAGAGACGGTTTCGCGCTGATATTAACCACCAAGTTTCTAAGCAAGTTGCTAAATCTAATTCCTTAATTGGATTAGAAGATTTAACCAACATCAGGGAAAGGACTAACCCTCGTCGTAAGGGGAAAGAGGCATCTAAAAAACAGAAAAAGGCTAACCGTAAACGAACCAGTTGGTCTTTTGCTGAACTCCAAAGTTTCATTGACTATAAAGCAGTATTGAATGATTCTTTGGCGATTAAAGTCGATGCTGATTATACTTCCCAAAGCTGTCCTCATTGCGGGCATACTTCTAAAAAGAATCGACCTAACAAGGGGTTAACTTTTCACTGTGAAAATTGTGGGTTTGATCTTCATGCCGACTTGGTGGGGGCTAGGAATATTGCATTAAGAACGTTGCTCGTTCGGCAAGACTGGACGAGTACGGGTAGCCTGTCAGCCTGCCCTGATGTTTCGTCCGATGAAGCCAAAGCCATGCGCCTTTCGAGGTTCATGGAATTGAGGTGGAGGGCAGAAACAAGCCCCAATCACATCGCGTTTAGCGATTGATTGCGGGTAGTTGACATAACAAATATAGCACTTCCCAATCTCATGAGGTACATTCTAAATTTTGGTTCTTTGTTCTTCGTTCTTTGTTATTTCTTGGTTGTTAATCAATGAACCACGAACTATGAACCATGAACATCCACCGACTCGCATTACGTACCTCAACCAACTAGGAAACGCCATAACAAATAACACTCACTATGACTCAAACTTCTCCACAGCAGCAAGAACAAAATCAATCCTCTGTTCCTCAATCTAGCAACGGACACAATCTTAGGGAATCTGACCAGCGTTTAGAGTATATTCCTTTACAAGACGAAAACATAACCCAAGAGAATCAAAGCTGGTGGGAAAAGTTAAAAGCTCGTTGGGATAACATTAGTTTTCGTAATAAGCTCACAATTGTTGTCATGGGGAGTGTTGCCATTCCTGTTGTAGCAGTAACACAAGCGAACGTGATTTTTACTCGTACCGAATTAAGGGAGGACTTGGAAAAGCAATTAATCCTAGAACTACAAAGTTTAGAGGAGCAGATAACAGACGATTATCAAGAATTAGCTGAAGAATCCGAAATCATGGCAAAAAATGCTGTTGTTACAGGAGCTAACTTGAATGATCCTCAGCAAGCAGAGCAAGTCTTAAACAACGCGATCGAGCCCAATCCCAATGAAAGTTTTTATATCTTAACGAACCAACAAGGAGAAAGTGTCGCTCAAAAAATTTCTATCATTGATCGCGATTTTTCCCAGTATCCTCCCCTCCCAACGGGTAATGAAACCATTGATCAATACTCTGAAACGACCCAACCCATACGCCCAGTTAATAAAAATATCGGCATTAACCTCACTGACTTACCCATGGTGCAAGAAGTGCTGGAAACGGGTCAGGGGAAAGCGGGTATTGAATTGATCAGTAGTACGACTTTAGAAAAACTCGGTTTAGCCGAACAAGCCAGTATTGGCATTCGTGAACAACAAACTGAGGGCTTACCCGAAGCCAAACAACCGTTTCCCGAGGGGAGGTATGACATCAATCAAGGGAAAATCGGCATGGCGTTAATGACGGTGCAGCCCATTATCCAAAATGGGCAAACTGTCGGAACAGTGATTCAAGCCCGTTTGCTCAACCGTGACTATGAAATTGTTGATTTGATTAAACAAGAAACGGGAGCCGATACGGTTACTCTCTTTGCCCAAGACTGGCGCATTAGTACCAATGTTCCTTATCAAGATGGGGAAACGCGAGCGATTGGAACCAGGGTTTCGAGAGAAGTGGCAGAAACGGTTCTCAATCAAGGAGAAACCTTTATTGGAGAAGCTAATGTTGTCGAGACAACCTTCTTGAGTGTATATAACCCCATTTATAACAGCGACGGGGAAGTCATTGGCATGACTTATGTGGGCGACCCCCAAACCGAAATTAATGCTGCCTTGTTTAGAGCCAGTGTTATTGACTATGGCATTGGTTTGATTATTCTCGTGATTGGTGGCGGTATTGCTGTCTTTATCTCTCGCAGTTTCTCCACACCGATTCTCCGTTTATCTAACTTTGCTCAACAAGTGGGAAGCGGAAATTATCGCCTACGGATGCAAGGTACTAACCGTCAGGATGAAATTGGCATTTTATCCCAAGACTTAAACCGTATGGTGACCAACCTCGAAGCCACTCAAAACCAGCTGCAACAAGACATTGCTGAAAATAGTTTCTTGGCTCGTTTAGCCAGTGCCAACGTTACGAACTCAGAAAGTGTAACTCAACTTTTGGATCAAGCTGTGAGTGAAACCCGAGCCTTGTTAGAAGTCGATCGCGTTGTGATTTATCGTTTCCAAGATGATGGTAGCGGTTATATTTCTAATGAATCCTCTGTTGAAGGGGTCACACCAGCCCGAGAACGAGAAATGAAAGACCCTTGCATTCCCGAAGAAATCCGCCAAGCCTACATTGAAGGGCGAGTCGTTCCCACAACCGATGTTTTAAATGCGGGTTTTCATCCCGATCACTTGCAATTGATGAAAGATTTAAATATTCGGGCTAATTTAGTCGTTCCCATTGTGGTGCGGGAAAGTCTCTATGGCTTGCTCATTGCACATAACTGCGAAGAACCCTACGAATGGCAAGAACGAGAAATTAATTTAATGCAACGGGTTGCTACAGAACTCAGTGGAGCGCAAGAACGGGTTAGTTTCTTGGAAGATTTACAAGCCTCAGAAGAAGAACAACGACAGGAGAAAGAAAAGCTGCAACGACGCGCTCTAGAATTGCTGATGCAGGTTGATCCCATTAGTCAAGGAGATTTAACGGTTAATGCTAGCGTAACGGAAGATGAAATTGGGACGGTTGCTGACTCTTATAACTCCACTGTGGAAAGTCTGCGGAAGATTGTGGGACAGGTACAACAAGCAGCAAAAGCAGTTGCTGATACCACGACCAGAAATGAAGCAGAAGTGCAAGCTCTATCCCAAGGGGCGCTGAAACAATCGGAAGAAATTGAAATTGCTTTGCAACGCATTGAAGCGATGACCGAATCGATTAATGTGGTATCGGCAAACGCAGCCGAAGCAGAGGGGGCAATTCAAAAGTCAGCAGCCACGGTAAAAGCGGGAGATGAGGCAATGAACCGCACGGTTGATGGCATTGTGGAGATTCGAGAAACGGTAGCAGAAACGGCGAAAAAAGTCAAACGGTTAGGGGAATCGTCTCAGAAAATTTCGCAGGTGGTAAATTTAATTAGTAACTTTGCTGACCAAACGAACTTACTGGCGTTAAATGCCTCCATTGAGGCAGCCAGAGCAGGGGAACAGGGACGCGGGTTTGCTGTGGTTGCGGATGAAGTGCGGGCGTTAGCGCAACAGTCTGCAAATGCAACTTCTGAAATTTCGAGTCTTGTTGACCAAATTCAAACGGAAACGAATGAGGTTGTTACTGCAATGGAACAAGGAACAGAACAGGTGGTTAGCGGGACACAATTGGTGGAAGAAGCCCGAGGAAACTTAAATCAAATCTCGGAAGTATCGAACCAGATTAATGAACTGGTGGCAAAAATTGCAGAAGCTGCCAAAACTCAGTCTGCGGACTCGGAACAGGTTAATCAGACCATTAAAGATGTCGCAGCGATCGCGCAACGAACCTCTGAAAGTGCTACTCAGGTGTCTGATTCCTTTAAGGAACTGCTGCAAACAGCCCAAAACCTAGAAGAGAACGTCGGACAGTTCAAAATTGATTAAAAAATTCCCTCTACCCTTGCGAAGGGGGGAACTGGAAATTCAATACCCATCCAGCATCAGTTTAGTAATGGCATCAAAAGCCTCAGTCCATGCTTGTCTGGTTTCTGCTGTCCATCTGTCTTGCAAATAATCTTGAAAGGTCTTTAAAAGAGCTTCTTTAAGCAAGGGATAATATTCTGGCAAAGCCCCATACCGCACATGACGAGAACCTAGTCCTTTGAGAGTTTGCTTAAATAAGTTAGGCTTTCGTAAATTTTTAACCACGAGGTTTAAAGCACTAATCAACATTTGCTGTTGCTTTGCCATATCCACGTGGGCAAACAAGGGCTGGGTTTCGGGGTAGAGACTAAACAAGTTTTGATAAAAACTAATAGCAAACTCGTTTGCCCGAGGTCTAATTTCACTATAGCTATTTTCTAATAACTCAACATTTAATAATTCTGGACTAGCAACCATTATTATTTTTGTCCTCGATTCATGAGTCGCCTTTTCTTTGCATTAATAATCATTAATCATTAATTATTAATTTATGAACCCAATCAATCTGTAGCCAAAATTACTTGTATGAGATGACAGCGCGATCGCGCCCTTGATTTTTTGCCTCATATAAGGCTAAATCGGCTTGTTGAACTAACACCTCAGGGGAGACATTTCCCGTCGGAATCAGACAACTAATCCCAATACTGAGTGTCACTCTTGAACTCACTCGCGAAGACTGATGAGGGATATTTTGGACTTGTAACGTTTGCCGAATCAGTGTTGCTACTTCTACCGCACCGTTGAGAGGCGTATCCGGTAATAAGAGAGTAAACTCTTCTCCCCCATAACGAGAAACCAGATCGGAAGGGCGTTTTGCGACACTATTAATCACTTGGGCGACTTCCCATAAACACAAATCACCCGCTTGATGTCCGTAGGTATCGTTATAGCGTTTGAACTCATCCACATCACAAATTAGTAAAGATAAAGGTTGGCGCGATCGTCTTAACCGTTGCCATTCTCGCTTTAAAGTTGTATCAAACTGTCTGCGGTTACTCACTTCCGTCAGTCCATCTTGGGTGGCTTGTTTCTGGAGTTCTCGGTTTGCTTCCTTCAAAGCCACTTCAGTGGCTTCTAAACGCTCATTTTTTTGTTGTAACTGGGCTTGGGTTTTCGCCTGTAGTTGAGTAATTTCAATTAATAATTTAGATTGAGCTAACAGCAGAATATGCAAATCCAGCACTTTTAAGACCTGTTCTGAAAAGCGAACCGCTAACGGTTCATAAAGACTTTCATAAGGGCGGGATAACGCTTCTTGTACTGCTTGTGTAATGCCATACTCACAAGGTAATTCCAAAACAGACGCATTCAACATCTCCCACAATCGCCTAATCGGTCGTTGCAGATACAGTTCTAAGCTATACGGCTGACTCATGTAAGATAGAAAACGTTGCCGAGAAATTATCCCTAACACTTCTTTTTCTTCTCGAACAATCACCCCTGGTAAATGAGCACACCTCTCAAACGCATCCATGATCACTTGACCCATTTCATGACTTTGAACTGTCGTGTCATAACAAGGAAGGATTTTTAACTTAGAATGAGGATGTAATTCCAGAGACTCTAAAATTGGAAAACTCGCGACAAGAGAGTGAATTTCTGGATATTTCGGATCATCAGGCGTTTCCATCTTGCATTTCTTGCTCGGGACTCCCCTTGTAATCTGTGATTGGATAGTAAGGAGATCAAAAACAACTTAAATTGTATCCTCTCTTTCAATCATAGGAGCAATTTCTGTTTTGAAGGTTAACCATTGATTAACAGCTTCCAGATTATTTTCTGCACCCTTTTCCAATAAGATTACCCCTTCCTCAAAACCAGCAATCCCGTAATCTCCGCGATTCGTAATTTCTTCAATGCGGTAAGTCATAGCTCGTAACCGTCGTAAATCATCATCAAAGGCAACTTGATAGCGACGCAACCGCCATAAATCAGCTAAAACATAATCTACTGATTCCACTTTTTCTTGATCATTCCGTAACCTTAAAGCAGGAAAGCGAATAATTGCTCGTCGCCCTGATAAATGCGGAATAATGTAGGTGGTTGCTGATACACTTGCCTCTTGAGGGATTTTATTCATCAACTGGTAAATGTTCCCTGAATGATGCCATTGTTCAGGTAAAGATACATACACCCAAGGATCAATCGAGTCGGGAATTAAAAAATAAAGGGTGCGATTGGGATTGGATGTTATCGTAAATAAAAGCGTCAGACAAATGCAAAACACCCAAAAGCGACGAAACTTCCGCGAAAGAGGACGTGGTGTGAGAGTTTCTAACGGTTGGTTAAATCGTAATACCCCTTGTCCTCCCCACCATAAAATCGCCCCATAACACAAACCAGGAACAACTCCCATTGCATAGCGAATGGTAATCGCTAGCACGGAAAACCCTTTTCCTAAGAGGAGTTTTAACAAGGGAAACCCCGCAATCATCCAAGCGCCAGGGGAAACAGCAGGAATAAACGCAAACGGCAGCAATTGTCCCAGTAAATACCGAATTGTGCGACCCACGGGCGTAACCAGTTCAATCACCAACAGCCACGGTTGCGTTAGCATGGCAAAAATCACATCAAGCGTACTTGCTTCATCGCCTTCCACATATTGCCCAAATCGCTCTAACATGAAGCGTTTAGAAATATCTTCGGAAAAAATGGGCATGATGAGATTGGTGAGGATGAGGAGATAACCAAAACTCACTGTACAGACAATCAGACCAATGCGCGGGAAGCGACGGCTGAACACCATATAGACCCCAATGCCAAATAGGGTAATCCCACTGTCTTCTCGCACCGCTAAAATCAAGACACTGAACAGGGCAAACAACCACCACCAGCGTTTCTCCATTGCTAACAGCAGCGTAAAGACAAAGAGAGGAATCTGGCTAATATCGTGGAAGTTGGCAAGAGTTGGCGCAAGAATGGCGTTTGCTGCATAAAAGCTGATACTGATCAACGTTGCGACGGTATTATCAACATATTCTCGCGCTAGAAAATAGAGTACAATTCCTGCACTGGTGACAAAGACAACCTGCAAGACAGAAAGTGTAGCGGGATGGGGAAATAGGGCATAAATTGGCAGCCATAACAGCAAGGCGGGGGTAAAGTGTTGCCCGAGACGATGATAGGCAACATAGGGGACTTCATTGTTATGGACAACATTGGTGGACAGTTGGGAGGAGAGAGAACTTTGAAAGAAGTTCCCCTGAAGACCATTCCAGAAAACTTGGTTAAAAATGCCTTGGTCATAGGACGAGTAAAACGTAAAGTGGCGATGGAGAATTAAAATCAGAGTAATGGCAAAGAACGCGATCGCGCTTACAATAATTCCCTTTTTCTCCGTTGCCCGATTTAACGGAAACAGCATACCCCTCCTAAGCCCACCTCTGCGGGTCTCTTCGCAAAATCATTGTCGTCTTATTGATATTACCGTTAATTAAGAGCAATTTTCACGAAGTTTGCCCACTTGTGATCGATTTTAGGAAAATTTCGATCCGAACGCTACAAAACCGCAAGTTCTTGCTTACAATGGAAATAGCGGAAAACATATTTCCGTTCACTCCTCACACCACACTCCGTCCGGACGGCGTTCGGGCGGCTTCCTTTATTTATCCCTCGACTGTACCATAAGACTTACCTTTTTCAACACCCAAGTCTCACTTTTGGGAGAAAAATTACTTCTTAATTCTATCAATTTCGGCAAAAAGCAGAAAGACTTTGTTATTTTAGAACCCTGAAACCCCAATTAAGTTACGTTATCTTTCCGTGGAGTGAGTTCTGTTCCGAAGCAGAAGGCAAGAACTGATAAAATAGAATTGAATTCAGGATCGGTTTTTCCACCTGAGATAAAAAAAGCAGATTGAAATAAGGATTTAGGGCATGGTAGCAACTGCAGAAGTCACCGATAGCAGCTTCCAACAGGAAGTTTTAGAAAGTGAACTTACGGTTCTGGTTGATTTTTGGGCCCCTTGGTGTGGACCTTGCCGTATGGTCGCGCCTGTGGTTGATGAAATCTCCGAACAATACGAAGGGCAAGTGAAAGTCGTCAAAGTGAATACCGACGAAAATCCTAATGTTGCAAGTCAATATGGCATTCGCAGCATTCCCACCCTAATGATCTTCAAAGATGGGCAGCGTGTGGATATGGTCGTTGGTGCTGTTCCTAAAACCACATTGGCAAATACTTTAGAAAAGTATCTATAAATCCCTTTCACCCAAATTATCGGAAAAAATCTTTCAGAATAGTTAGTTGGGTTACTCATGACTCAACACAAATAAAAGTATCTAGGGAGGCGGATCTGTATTCGGCAGTGATGTCTTCCCTATTTTCACCCAGACTGGTGTTTCGTTAGCCATTAATCCCCTAACGTCATCAGCTAAGCAGGTTTTTTTATGGATGTATCTCCGAAAAGTGAAAGCAGCCCTGATCGGGTCGCAAATGAAATTAAAGCGTTGATTGGTCATCTTCCCCATACCGAAAAAGGAAGTTGGATTAAACAGGCGGTGAAAATCTTAATCCGTCTGGCTGATGAGGATATTGCAACCACAGACTGGAAAATTATTTCCCGCACGTTACAAGATTTAGAAGCGGGATTGATGACCTTTCAGCCTTACCGCCACACCCGAAAAGTTACGGTCTTTGGTTCCGCACGCATTCCCCCAGACACGGAGGAATATAAGCTAGCCAAAGAATTCTCTAAATGTCTCGCGCAACAAGGCTTTATGGTCATGACAGGTGCGGGGGGTGGCATTATGGCTGCAGGAAACGAAGGGGCCGGGCGAGAGAACTCTTTTGGCTTAAACATCCAGCTTCCCTTTGAACAGGGTGCAAATGACTATATCCATAATGACGAAAAACTGATTGGATTTAAGTATTTTTTTACACGAAAACTGTTTTTCTTAAGAGAAAGTGACGCGATCGCGCTGTTTCCAGGAGGATATGGGACTCAAGATGAAGCCTTTGAATGTTTAACCTTGTGTCAAACTGGAAGACAACCGCCGATTCCTCTGGTTTTGATTGATAAACCAGGTGGCGACTACTGGAAAGCGTGGGATCGCTATATCCGAGAACACCTGATTCAAGATGGTTTAGTTAGTCCCGACGATAACTGCATTTATACCATCACCGATGACCTTGAGGTCGCCTGTAACGCAATTAATCATTTCTATCGCGTCTATCATTCCAGCAGTTATGTCAATGATTTGTTAGTAATGCGCCTCAATGCTGAACCCACAGATACCCAAGTGGCGTTACTGAATGAAGAATTTAGTGACATCTTAGTGCGCGGAAAATTTGAAAAAAGCCCTCCTCTCAGCGAAGAAAACGGGAATGGGACTGATGATCTCCCTCGTTTAGTCTTTCACTTTAATCAACGGGACTTAGGACGGCTGTATAAACTGATTCGGCGGATTAATCAATTTCCGATTGCAGTTCCTTCCCGAGTGGAAACTCACCCCGAACAGAAATAATTTTGGGGAAAGGGTTGACAAAGCCCAATCCCCTATGACATGATTAAAAAGTGCTTGAGTTTCACGCGGGTGTAGCTCAGCGGTAGAGCGTCACCTTGCCAAGGTGAATGCCGTGGGTTCGAATCCCATCACCCGCTTGTTAGATTGACTTCCATATAAGAATTCCAGCCTCTGCTAATCTCATATTGTATTTTTGGACTAACACTTGGACTAAATTGGGACTATTTGAGCACATTCGGAAGCCTCTAGAAAGCTGCGGCTTAAAAGCTATTTTGACGATCGCTGCGAATTGATCAGACATGAACTTTTTTTGGCTTCCTGCTGTGTCAATCAAACTGTCTAAAAGGGAGCTTTGCCTAGGTTTTTTGGAACAGTTGTAACCGCTTTCCGTTTATCTTTCTATGCAAACAAGTGATTCTGCTTGGCTTGCCACCTTCTCGGTAATAACTCTCTTCACTACCGCCAATAGCAGAAAAGCGCGATCGCGCTTGTTAGGGGCTTGGGTATTAACAGATAAATCAGAAGCCAGCGTGATCACGATTTTAAACTCAGCCCAGCAATGTAATCCTTCTTATATCCGTTCTTTCCTGAGGCTCGATCGTCAATTCTCCCCAGATGGTAAAACTGGGAAAGGCTCTTTGCGCTTGCTCTAAGGCTGGTTGAACTTCCGTTTCTGGCAGTAACATTTTCTTGAATATCCTCCTAATGGCGGTTAAAGTCGCTCTTTTCCCCATTTTGTAAAGTTTCTGAGTCTTCTGCTTTCTCCTACGCGCCCTTACTTACCTCAAGTTACAGAGATAAGCCAAATTACTCTCCCTCAAAAGTCAAGTATATGCTACCGAATTCTTCTAGACTGGGCTTTGTCCATAAAAGGGTTGTGCTTCTTGCAGAGTGGGGCGTTTTCCTTGTTGCCATTGTTGATAGGCTAATTCTAGAACACTAGAAACGGTTTCTCCGAATTGTTCTTCTTTCATTTTCCATAATTGATAGGGAAAAGATAGCTGATTTAAGGTGTCTTCCCATTCCGTTTCGGTCATGATGGTGTCAGGAAGCTCAATCGTTAAGTCTGTTGCGCTGAGGTGATAAATGCCCACAAAAAACTGTTGACGGCGGGCAGGAACTTGCACTGCAATTCGCTCTGAATCGGAAAATTGCTGGGAGTTTTGAGTTTTGTAATAATGCGCGATCGCGCTTAATGTCGAAATGGCAAATAAGGGAATCTGCAACTGTTGCGCTAAGGTCCGTGCTGTTGCAACGCCAATGCGAGTTCCTGTAAAACTGCCGGGTCCTTTGGCAACGGCAATAAACGCCAAGTCAGACCAAGTTTGGGGAGGTAAAAACTCTTGCAACAAAATATGAAGATGACTGGATAAATCCCGACCTAATTTCCAAGTGTTTATTCTTTGATCACCCTGAAAGTTACTCAATGCAAGTCCCAGTTGCGGACTAGTCGTGTGTAACGCCAGACCATATCTAGATTTTTGTTCTGTTGCTCCCATTGCCTTCAATTTTTCCCAAAAAAACAGTAGAGTGAGCATTACCCACCCTACTATGGAACTAACTTTTTTTTAATAACCTTATGCTTTCAAAAACTGAGATTAAGCCATTGCAGGTTGTTTTTCCATCTCTGCGGAATAGCTACCCATGCTTGCTGCACTGTTGCATTGCGCCCGATGGTGTAAGAGTTTTTGCGCTTCTTTAACATTGCTGGCTTGTCCTTTCCAGTGTTCGAGCGCAGGTTGCTGAATGGCACGAGCATAGGAGAAGGTGACGCGCCAAGGACATTGGGATTTGAGAGGCTCAGAGTTCATTAAGTGCAGATGTTCTGCTGCTTGTTCAGGGGTTTGTCCACCAGACAAGAAGGCAATTCCAGGCACAGAAGCAGGAACATTGTCGCGCAAGCACTTAATTGTTTTCTCAGCCACTTCCTGTGGGCTGGCTTGTTGCGGACACTGCTTACCAGAAATAACCATGCTGGGCTTGAGAATCATCTGGTCAAAGGCAACGTTTTGCGTCCGCAGTTCGGTAAAGACAGTCCGCAGCGTTTCGTCTGTCACTTCATAGCAACGGTCAATCGTATGGTCACCATCAATGAGGACTTCTGGCTCAACAATTGGCACTAACCCACCTTCTTGGCATAATGCTGCATAGCGGGCTAAGGCGTGAGCATTGGCTTCGATGCAAGCGCGAGTGGGAATACCATCACCAATGGTAATTACAGCCCGCCATTTTGCGAACCGCGCCCCCATTTGATAATACTCTGCAATGCGATCGCGCAGTCCATCTAATCCTTCTGT comes from Halothece sp. PCC 7418 and encodes:
- a CDS encoding methyl-accepting chemotaxis protein; amino-acid sequence: MTQTSPQQQEQNQSSVPQSSNGHNLRESDQRLEYIPLQDENITQENQSWWEKLKARWDNISFRNKLTIVVMGSVAIPVVAVTQANVIFTRTELREDLEKQLILELQSLEEQITDDYQELAEESEIMAKNAVVTGANLNDPQQAEQVLNNAIEPNPNESFYILTNQQGESVAQKISIIDRDFSQYPPLPTGNETIDQYSETTQPIRPVNKNIGINLTDLPMVQEVLETGQGKAGIELISSTTLEKLGLAEQASIGIREQQTEGLPEAKQPFPEGRYDINQGKIGMALMTVQPIIQNGQTVGTVIQARLLNRDYEIVDLIKQETGADTVTLFAQDWRISTNVPYQDGETRAIGTRVSREVAETVLNQGETFIGEANVVETTFLSVYNPIYNSDGEVIGMTYVGDPQTEINAALFRASVIDYGIGLIILVIGGGIAVFISRSFSTPILRLSNFAQQVGSGNYRLRMQGTNRQDEIGILSQDLNRMVTNLEATQNQLQQDIAENSFLARLASANVTNSESVTQLLDQAVSETRALLEVDRVVIYRFQDDGSGYISNESSVEGVTPAREREMKDPCIPEEIRQAYIEGRVVPTTDVLNAGFHPDHLQLMKDLNIRANLVVPIVVRESLYGLLIAHNCEEPYEWQEREINLMQRVATELSGAQERVSFLEDLQASEEEQRQEKEKLQRRALELLMQVDPISQGDLTVNASVTEDEIGTVADSYNSTVESLRKIVGQVQQAAKAVADTTTRNEAEVQALSQGALKQSEEIEIALQRIEAMTESINVVSANAAEAEGAIQKSAATVKAGDEAMNRTVDGIVEIRETVAETAKKVKRLGESSQKISQVVNLISNFADQTNLLALNASIEAARAGEQGRGFAVVADEVRALAQQSANATSEISSLVDQIQTETNEVVTAMEQGTEQVVSGTQLVEEARGNLNQISEVSNQINELVAKIAEAAKTQSADSEQVNQTIKDVAAIAQRTSESATQVSDSFKELLQTAQNLEENVGQFKID
- a CDS encoding globin family protein codes for the protein MVASPELLNVELLENSYSEIRPRANEFAISFYQNLFSLYPETQPLFAHVDMAKQQQMLISALNLVVKNLRKPNLFKQTLKGLGSRHVRYGALPEYYPLLKEALLKTFQDYLQDRWTAETRQAWTEAFDAITKLMLDGY
- a CDS encoding GGDEF domain-containing protein, with protein sequence METPDDPKYPEIHSLVASFPILESLELHPHSKLKILPCYDTTVQSHEMGQVIMDAFERCAHLPGVIVREEKEVLGIISRQRFLSYMSQPYSLELYLQRPIRRLWEMLNASVLELPCEYGITQAVQEALSRPYESLYEPLAVRFSEQVLKVLDLHILLLAQSKLLIEITQLQAKTQAQLQQKNERLEATEVALKEANRELQKQATQDGLTEVSNRRQFDTTLKREWQRLRRSRQPLSLLICDVDEFKRYNDTYGHQAGDLCLWEVAQVINSVAKRPSDLVSRYGGEEFTLLLPDTPLNGAVEVATLIRQTLQVQNIPHQSSRVSSRVTLSIGISCLIPTGNVSPEVLVQQADLALYEAKNQGRDRAVISYK
- a CDS encoding DUF2079 domain-containing protein → MLFPLNRATEKKGIIVSAIAFFAITLILILHRHFTFYSSYDQGIFNQVFWNGLQGNFFQSSLSSQLSTNVVHNNEVPYVAYHRLGQHFTPALLLWLPIYALFPHPATLSVLQVVFVTSAGIVLYFLAREYVDNTVATLISISFYAANAILAPTLANFHDISQIPLFVFTLLLAMEKRWWWLFALFSVLILAVREDSGITLFGIGVYMVFSRRFPRIGLIVCTVSFGYLLILTNLIMPIFSEDISKRFMLERFGQYVEGDEASTLDVIFAMLTQPWLLVIELVTPVGRTIRYLLGQLLPFAFIPAVSPGAWMIAGFPLLKLLLGKGFSVLAITIRYAMGVVPGLCYGAILWWGGQGVLRFNQPLETLTPRPLSRKFRRFWVFCICLTLLFTITSNPNRTLYFLIPDSIDPWVYVSLPEQWHHSGNIYQLMNKIPQEASVSATTYIIPHLSGRRAIIRFPALRLRNDQEKVESVDYVLADLWRLRRYQVAFDDDLRRLRAMTYRIEEITNRGDYGIAGFEEGVILLEKGAENNLEAVNQWLTFKTEIAPMIEREDTI
- the trxA gene encoding thioredoxin — translated: MVATAEVTDSSFQQEVLESELTVLVDFWAPWCGPCRMVAPVVDEISEQYEGQVKVVKVNTDENPNVASQYGIRSIPTLMIFKDGQRVDMVVGAVPKTTLANTLEKYL
- a CDS encoding LOG family protein, producing MDVSPKSESSPDRVANEIKALIGHLPHTEKGSWIKQAVKILIRLADEDIATTDWKIISRTLQDLEAGLMTFQPYRHTRKVTVFGSARIPPDTEEYKLAKEFSKCLAQQGFMVMTGAGGGIMAAGNEGAGRENSFGLNIQLPFEQGANDYIHNDEKLIGFKYFFTRKLFFLRESDAIALFPGGYGTQDEAFECLTLCQTGRQPPIPLVLIDKPGGDYWKAWDRYIREHLIQDGLVSPDDNCIYTITDDLEVACNAINHFYRVYHSSSYVNDLLVMRLNAEPTDTQVALLNEEFSDILVRGKFEKSPPLSEENGNGTDDLPRLVFHFNQRDLGRLYKLIRRINQFPIAVPSRVETHPEQK
- the tsaB gene encoding tRNA (adenosine(37)-N6)-threonylcarbamoyltransferase complex dimerization subunit type 1 TsaB; amino-acid sequence: MLTLLFFWEKLKAMGATEQKSRYGLALHTTSPQLGLALSNFQGDQRINTWKLGRDLSSHLHILLQEFLPPQTWSDLAFIAVAKGPGSFTGTRIGVATARTLAQQLQIPLFAISTLSAIAHYYKTQNSQQFSDSERIAVQVPARRQQFFVGIYHLSATDLTIELPDTIMTETEWEDTLNQLSFPYQLWKMKEEQFGETVSSVLELAYQQWQQGKRPTLQEAQPFYGQSPV
- a CDS encoding class I fructose-bisphosphate aldolase, with product MNQYAAELRQTAQAMVAPNQGVLAMDESNGTCNKRFGKEGIDQTEEMRRQYRELILTTPDLGKYISGAILYDETIRQKKEDGTPFTQVMRDNDVIIGIKVDAGAKDLAGHPGEKVTEGLDGLRDRIAEYYQMGARFAKWRAVITIGDGIPTRACIEANAHALARYAALCQEGGLVPIVEPEVLIDGDHTIDRCYEVTDETLRTVFTELRTQNVAFDQMILKPSMVISGKQCPQQASPQEVAEKTIKCLRDNVPASVPGIAFLSGGQTPEQAAEHLHLMNSEPLKSQCPWRVTFSYARAIQQPALEHWKGQASNVKEAQKLLHHRAQCNSAASMGSYSAEMEKQPAMA